The segment TAAGGTTATGCCGCGTGATTACAAAGCGGTACTTCAGAAGCGTAAGGCACTGGCACAACAGACAGAAGCGGAGGCAGTGTAATGGGTAAGCCTACTGGATTTTTAGAGCATGGTCGTGAGCTTCCGAAAAAGCTTGCACCGGCTGAGCGTATCAAGAACAACAAAGAGTTCGTTCTAAACGAAGAGTTTGGCAGCAAAATTAATACCCAAGCTTCTCGTTGTATGGATTGTGGTGTGCCGTTTTGTCATAACGGCTGCCCTATCGGTAACATCATTCCTGAGTTCAACGATGCGGTTTATCGCGATAGTTGGGAAGAAGCGTGGAACATTTTAAGTTCTACTAATAACTTCCCTGAATTTACAGGTCGTGTTTGCCCTGCTCCATGTGAAAGTGCATGTGTACTGGGCATCAACCAAGATCCAATCACCATCTGTAATATTGAGAAAACCATCGTTGAAACTGCGTATCGTGAAGGTTATGCAAAGCCGAAAACACCACGCTCACGCACGGGTAAAAAGATCGCGATTATCGGTTCAGGCCCTGCGGGCTTAGCTGCGGCAGAGCAGTTGAACAGCGCTGGTCACACAGTGACGGTTTACGAACGTGATGAAAAAGTCGGTGGCTTGTTGCGTTTCGGTATTCCTGATTTCAAACTCAGCATGGAAGTGATTGATCGCAAGATCAATTTGATGGCCGAAGCAGGCGTTCAGTTTGAAGTGAACGCGCATGTGGGTGTGGATATTAACGCTCAACAGCTACGCCAAGAATACGATGCGGTACTGCTAACGGGTGGTTCAACGGTTCCTCGTAATCTGCCGATTCCGGGTCGTGAATTGAATGGCGTGTACTTCGCGATGCAATTCCTAGCTCAGAACAACCGCCGTGCAAACGGTATGGATCTTAAAACTGAAGAGATCCATGCAAAAGGTAAGCACGTAGTGGTTATCGGTGGTGGTGATACTGGCTCTGACTGTGTCGGTACTTCTAACCGTCACGGTGCAGCGAGTATCACTCAGGTTGAGATCATGCCTATGCCGGCAGACAAACGACCTGCCAACATGCCTTGGCCGCAATACCCAATGATTCTTCGCACTTCGACTTCTCATGAAGAAGGCTGTGAGCGTCATTGGAATATCCTGACCAAAGAATTTATCGGCAACGATAAAGGCGAAGTAACAGGTTTACGTGTAGCAGACATCGTGTGGAATGATTCTCGTAACTTTACTGAAGTTGCAGGAAGTGAACGTGTCATTCCTTGTGATATGGCATTCTTGGCAATGGGCTTCTTACACCCAGAACCACATGGCGTTTTGGCTCAACTTGATATTGCCTTAGATGAGCGTGGTAATGTAGCAACCAAAGATTTCGCTACTAACCAAGAAGGTGTATTCGCTGCTGGCGATATGCGTACAGGCCAATCTCTGGTTGTACGTTGTATCAACGAAGGCCGCGAGTGTGCTCGTTCAATCGACGAATACCTAATGGGCAATACCAATCTAGAAGCAAAAGCGGATTCATTAATGCTTTCAGCATAATGATTCATAGTAAAAGGTTTTTACAGTTTGATGCTCTAGAAACCTTTTCTATTCAGATTTAAAATTTCTTATAGACCTTCCATTTGGCTAGCATACACTGCTAGCCTTTTTTATTCTTTTCTCATATCTTGAGATTTATATGTTAAATTTTTGTGATAACAAATAATTTATCATATTGAATTTTATAGACTATTTCAGAGTAATCAGTGGTAAATCGCACTCAAAGATGATTTTAGCCCAACAACTTGACCTTTTTCACAATTAGCTATAGGTTGTGAACTCACTGAAAACAAACTGCTCAAAATTGTTAAATTTTTAGTCAATTCTTAGTAATAAATATCCAAATAATAACAACAACAATATCCAAACAACTTGCAGTGGCAAAAAGCGACAAGTGAATGACCTCCTATGCCCATGAAAATCATCAGTTCTCATGAAAAGGAGCCAAATACCTAGTCAGCAAAGCTGTCACTAAAAGCCGGAAGGGTATATAAGAATAGTTAGTCATTTACTGTCTTGTAGACAGAAGCAAAGGGAGAATTGCAATGGCTCTATACGATCCTAGTCTTGAGAAAGACAACTGTGGATTCGGCTTGATTGCGCACATGGAAGGTCAAGCTAGTCATAAATTGGTTCGCACAGCGATTTCTGCACTCGATCGCATGACACACCGCGGCGGCATCGCAGCCGACGGAAAAACCGGTGATGGTTGTGGTCTTCTACTGCAAAAGCCTGACTCTTATCTGCGTTTAATTGCTGAAGAACAAGGTTGGAACCTTGGTAAGCAATACGCGATTGGTATGGTGTTTCTCAGCCAAGATCCGGTCAAAGCCCAAACGGCTCGTGACGTCATCAATAAAGAGCTATCGAAAGAAACACTAACGGTATCAGGTTGGCGCGTTGTTCCGACCAATCCAAAAGTACTGGGACCAATCGCTAACGATTCTGTTCCAGATATCCAACAGATCTTTATCACGGCACCTGCGGGTTGGCGTGAGCGCGATATTGAGCGTCGTCTGTACATTGCTCGCCGCCGTATCGAAAAACAAATTACTGACGATTCAGATTTCTACATCTGTTCTCTTTCTACACAAGTTATTGTTTACAAAGGCTTGTGTATGCCAGCAGATCTACCACGTTTCTATCTGGATCTTGCTGATTTACGTATGGAATCGGCTATCTGTCTGTTCCACCAGCGTTTTTCTACCAATACTCAGCCTCGTTGGCCTCTGGCTCAACCTTTCCGTTATCTTGCACACAATGGTGAGATCAATACGATTGACGGTAACCGCCAATGGGCTCGTGCGCGCGCATACAAATTTGCCTCGCCACTACTACCCGATCTCAGCACAGCAGCACCATTCGTTAACGAAACAGGCTCTGACTCATCAAGCCTAGATAACATGCTGGACCTTTTCCTTGCAGGCGGTATGGACCTGTTCCGTGCTATGCGTATGCTAGTTCCGCCAGCATGGCAAAATCACCCAGATATGGATGAAGATCTGCGCGCATTCTACGACTTCAACTCGAAACATATGGAACCGTGGGATGGTCCGGCAGGTATCGTACTGTCCGATGGTCGCTACGCCGCATGTAACTTAGACCGTAACGGTCTGCGCCCAGCTCGCTATGTGATCACCAAAGACAAACTGATCACTCTTGCGTCTGAAGTGGGTATCTGGAACTACGCACCTGATGAAGTCGCAGAGAAAGGTCGTGTTGGACCGGGTGAGCTACTGGTTATTGACACGCGCAAAGGCAAATTATGGCAATCAAGCGAGATCGATAACGATCTTAAGAGCCGTCACCCTTACAGTGAGTGGATGAAAAACAACGTCTACAAACTGAAATCTTTTGCTGAACTACCCGATGATCAAGTTGGCGAGCGAAACTTCGATGAGACGCTGCTAAAAACTTATCAGAAGCAGTTTGCCATGACCAACGAAGAAGTGGATCAAATCCTTCGTGTCTTAGGTGATATGGGCCAAGAAGCCGTAGGTTCAATGGGTGATGATACCCCTATGGCGGTACTCTCTTCTAAAGAGCGCTTAATCACTGACTACTTCCGTCAAAAATTTGCACAGGTGACTAACCCCCCTATCGACCCATTACGTGAAAAACACGTGATGTCGCTGGCGACCAGTATCGGTCAAGAGATGAACGTGTTTAACGAGACCGATGGTCACGCTTACCGTGTGACTTTCGACTCTCCGGTTCTGCTCTACTCTGACATGCAGCAGCTACTGACACTGAGTGATCAGCACTACCGCAATACCATTCTGGACATTAACTTCGATCCGCAGCAATCAACATTGCAACAAGCGGTGATCGACTTGTGTGACAAAGCGGTAGAAGTGGTTCGAGATGGTACCGTTCTGCTTGTTATTTCTGACCGAGCACTCACTAAAGATAAGCTGCCTATTCCTGCGGCTATGGCTGTGGGCGCTATCCACGCTCGTCTGGTTGAAGAGAACCTACGTTGTGATGCCAATATCATCGTTGAAACCGCAACGGCACGCGACCCACACCAATTTGCTGTATTAATCGGCTTTGGTGCAACAGCCGTTTATCCGTATCTTGCTTATGAAGTTCTGGGCAAGATGGTCGATGAAGGCGCGATTGATAAAAGCTACCGCGATGTAATGCAGAACTACCAATACGGCATCAACAAAGGTCTGTATAAGATCATGTCGAAAATGGGGATTTCTACTGTTGCATCGTACCGCTGTTCACAGTTGTTTGAAGCGGTAGGTCTACACAGTGATGTCGTCGATCTTTGCTTTAAAGGCGTGAAAACACGCATTCAGGGTGCAAGTTTTGAAGACTTCCAACAAGATCTGTTCAACCTATCACGCAAAGCTTGGGCTACTCGCAAATCAATAGAGCACGGTGGCTTACTCAAGTACGTTCATGGTGGTGAATACCATGCTTACAACCCAGATGTGGTAGGTACTCTGCAAAAAGCCGTGAAGTCCGGCGAAAGCACTGACTATCAAAGTTTTGCTAAACAGGTTAACGAAAGACCAGCGGCGATGCTGCGTGACCTGTTGAAGCTGAAAAAATCAGATAAACCACTACCACTTGAGAAGATTGAACCAGCAACTGAGCTATTCAAACGCTTTGACTCAGCCGCGATGTCTATCGGTGCTCTGAGCCCAGAAGCGCACGAAGCGCTAGCAACGGCGATGAACCGCTTAGGTGGTTTCTCGAACTCTGGTGAAGGTGGTGAAGATCCACGTCGTTTTGGTACAGAACGTAACTCTCGTATTAAGCAGGTCGCTTCTGGTCGTTTTGGCGTAACACCGCACTACTTAACCAATGCGGACGTATTGCAGATCAAAGTCGCTCAAGGTGCGAAACCGGGTGAAGGTGGTCAGCTACCGGGTCATAAAGTAACCGCTGAAATAGCCAAACTTCGTCACTCTGTACAAGGTGTAACCCTGATTTCACCACCACCACACCACGATATTTACTCTATCGAAGACTTGGCACAGCTTATCTTCGACTTGAAGCAAGTGAACCCGAAAGCCTTGGTATCGGTAAAACTGGTTTCTGAACCGGGCGTTGGCACTATCGCGACAGGTGTAGCGAAAGCTTACGCTGACTTAATTACTATCTCAGGATATGACGGTGGTACTGCAGCGAGTCCGCTAACATCAGTCAAATACGCGGGTAGCCCATGGGAACTTGGTCTTGCTGAAACGCAGCAAGCGCTGGTTGCCAACGGTCTTCGTCATAAGA is part of the Vibrio diazotrophicus genome and harbors:
- a CDS encoding glutamate synthase subunit beta, with the translated sequence MGKPTGFLEHGRELPKKLAPAERIKNNKEFVLNEEFGSKINTQASRCMDCGVPFCHNGCPIGNIIPEFNDAVYRDSWEEAWNILSSTNNFPEFTGRVCPAPCESACVLGINQDPITICNIEKTIVETAYREGYAKPKTPRSRTGKKIAIIGSGPAGLAAAEQLNSAGHTVTVYERDEKVGGLLRFGIPDFKLSMEVIDRKINLMAEAGVQFEVNAHVGVDINAQQLRQEYDAVLLTGGSTVPRNLPIPGRELNGVYFAMQFLAQNNRRANGMDLKTEEIHAKGKHVVVIGGGDTGSDCVGTSNRHGAASITQVEIMPMPADKRPANMPWPQYPMILRTSTSHEEGCERHWNILTKEFIGNDKGEVTGLRVADIVWNDSRNFTEVAGSERVIPCDMAFLAMGFLHPEPHGVLAQLDIALDERGNVATKDFATNQEGVFAAGDMRTGQSLVVRCINEGRECARSIDEYLMGNTNLEAKADSLMLSA
- the gltB gene encoding glutamate synthase large subunit; this encodes MALYDPSLEKDNCGFGLIAHMEGQASHKLVRTAISALDRMTHRGGIAADGKTGDGCGLLLQKPDSYLRLIAEEQGWNLGKQYAIGMVFLSQDPVKAQTARDVINKELSKETLTVSGWRVVPTNPKVLGPIANDSVPDIQQIFITAPAGWRERDIERRLYIARRRIEKQITDDSDFYICSLSTQVIVYKGLCMPADLPRFYLDLADLRMESAICLFHQRFSTNTQPRWPLAQPFRYLAHNGEINTIDGNRQWARARAYKFASPLLPDLSTAAPFVNETGSDSSSLDNMLDLFLAGGMDLFRAMRMLVPPAWQNHPDMDEDLRAFYDFNSKHMEPWDGPAGIVLSDGRYAACNLDRNGLRPARYVITKDKLITLASEVGIWNYAPDEVAEKGRVGPGELLVIDTRKGKLWQSSEIDNDLKSRHPYSEWMKNNVYKLKSFAELPDDQVGERNFDETLLKTYQKQFAMTNEEVDQILRVLGDMGQEAVGSMGDDTPMAVLSSKERLITDYFRQKFAQVTNPPIDPLREKHVMSLATSIGQEMNVFNETDGHAYRVTFDSPVLLYSDMQQLLTLSDQHYRNTILDINFDPQQSTLQQAVIDLCDKAVEVVRDGTVLLVISDRALTKDKLPIPAAMAVGAIHARLVEENLRCDANIIVETATARDPHQFAVLIGFGATAVYPYLAYEVLGKMVDEGAIDKSYRDVMQNYQYGINKGLYKIMSKMGISTVASYRCSQLFEAVGLHSDVVDLCFKGVKTRIQGASFEDFQQDLFNLSRKAWATRKSIEHGGLLKYVHGGEYHAYNPDVVGTLQKAVKSGESTDYQSFAKQVNERPAAMLRDLLKLKKSDKPLPLEKIEPATELFKRFDSAAMSIGALSPEAHEALATAMNRLGGFSNSGEGGEDPRRFGTERNSRIKQVASGRFGVTPHYLTNADVLQIKVAQGAKPGEGGQLPGHKVTAEIAKLRHSVQGVTLISPPPHHDIYSIEDLAQLIFDLKQVNPKALVSVKLVSEPGVGTIATGVAKAYADLITISGYDGGTAASPLTSVKYAGSPWELGLAETQQALVANGLRHKIRLQVDGGLKTGLDVIKGAILGAESFGFGTGPMVAMGCKFLRICHLNNCATGVATQDETLRRDYFKGLPEMVINYFTGIAEEVRGYLAELGVEKLTDLIGRTDLLEAVQGLTAKQSKLDLSGILEAPVSPQGLPLSCTEPNTPFDKGVLNQKIVEDAIEAVEKQQSIELYYDVINTDRSVGARLSGEIAKRYGNAGLAGSPIKVVLDGTAGQSFGVWNAGGVELYLTGDANDYVGKGMAGGKIVIKPHLGTAFSCNEATIIGNTCLYGATGGKLFAAGKAGERFAVRNSGTISVIEGAGDNACEYMTGGIVAILGATGVNFGAGMTGGFAYVLDENGDFQGRVNEESVEALSLKDLYIHQEHLRGLIAEHLEETGSAHAENILANFDEWIPKFYLIKPQAADLQTLLGHQSRSAAELRVQAQ